A single window of Caldicellulosiruptor bescii DSM 6725 DNA harbors:
- the flgF gene encoding flagellar basal-body rod protein FlgF — protein MIRGIYTSASGMILNQKLMDITANNVANVSTTGFKRDVAQVESFRNMLVYRIYDKVSSPDNAIGYMSLGADVSRIVSDFSQGLYIKTDEPLNLAIKGDGFFTIEVPENQGAQQIFYTRNGAFTLNSRGELVTLNGFYVLGQNGRIVLQNGGQVRIDEQGNVYQNGRIVDRLRVVDFQDKSLLRKVGNNLFEADAAVQQIPFSGKVLQGYLEGSNVNSVQEMVNMISVLRAYEANQKAFVIQDETLQKAVNEIARK, from the coding sequence ATGATTAGAGGAATTTACACATCGGCATCTGGAATGATTTTGAATCAAAAACTAATGGACATAACAGCAAACAACGTGGCAAATGTGAGCACAACCGGATTTAAAAGGGATGTTGCGCAGGTTGAAAGTTTCAGAAACATGCTTGTCTATAGGATATACGACAAAGTTTCTTCGCCTGACAATGCAATAGGATATATGTCACTTGGCGCAGATGTGTCAAGGATTGTAAGCGACTTTTCACAGGGACTTTACATAAAAACAGATGAACCTCTGAACTTGGCAATAAAAGGAGATGGATTTTTTACCATTGAGGTGCCAGAAAATCAGGGTGCTCAGCAAATCTTTTATACCAGAAATGGTGCGTTTACTTTAAATTCGCGGGGAGAGCTTGTAACACTTAATGGTTTTTACGTCCTTGGACAGAACGGAAGGATTGTTCTTCAAAATGGCGGGCAAGTAAGAATTGATGAGCAGGGGAATGTCTATCAGAATGGAAGAATAGTTGACAGACTTAGGGTTGTTGATTTTCAGGATAAAAGCCTTCTTCGCAAAGTTGGCAATAACCTGTTTGAAGCAGATGCTGCGGTTCAACAGATACCATTTTCAGGCAAGGTGCTTCAAGGATATTTGGAAGGTTCTAACGTAAATTCTGTTCAAGAGATGGTCAACATGATAAGTGTACTGCGGGCGTATGAAGCTAACCAGAAGGCGTTTGTTATTCAGGATGAGACGTTGCAAAAAGCAGTAAATGAGATTGCGAGAAAGTAA
- the mreB gene encoding rod shape-determining protein: MAFGTDIGIDLGTATVLVYVKGKGIVLREPSVVAIEQTRKQILAVGEEARRMIGRTPGNIVAVRPLRDGVISDYEVTEAMLKYFLGKVLGKRVFFKPRVVVCVPSGVTEVEKRAVLDATYEAGAKQTFLIEEPIAAAIGAGLDISKPVGCMVIDIGGGTTDIAVISLGGAVVSESIKVAGDKFDEAIIRYIRKKHSVAIGERTAEELKINIGCAYKKPRVESMEVRGRSLLTGLPKTITVTSDEMLLALEEPVSAIIEAVHRVLENTPPELAADITSTGIVMTGGGSLLWGLDKLISEKTGIPTRIADDPVSCVALGTGKALESLDVLEASLIKDPRVR, encoded by the coding sequence ATGGCGTTTGGAACAGATATAGGAATAGATTTGGGTACAGCAACAGTTTTGGTGTATGTGAAAGGAAAGGGTATAGTTTTAAGAGAACCATCAGTTGTTGCGATAGAGCAAACAAGAAAACAGATTTTGGCAGTTGGAGAAGAAGCAAGACGAATGATTGGAAGAACACCGGGTAATATCGTGGCGGTAAGACCTCTTCGCGACGGTGTCATTTCAGACTATGAGGTCACAGAGGCAATGCTGAAATATTTTTTGGGTAAGGTACTTGGCAAAAGGGTATTTTTCAAGCCGAGGGTTGTTGTATGTGTGCCATCAGGCGTTACTGAGGTTGAAAAAAGAGCAGTCTTAGATGCAACATACGAAGCAGGCGCAAAACAGACATTTTTAATAGAAGAGCCAATTGCAGCTGCGATTGGTGCAGGGCTTGACATCTCAAAGCCGGTAGGATGCATGGTGATTGACATCGGTGGTGGAACAACAGACATTGCGGTGATTTCTCTTGGTGGGGCGGTTGTCAGCGAATCCATTAAAGTTGCGGGGGATAAATTTGATGAAGCAATTATCCGATATATAAGAAAGAAACACAGTGTTGCTATAGGCGAAAGAACTGCAGAAGAGCTCAAAATAAACATTGGATGTGCATACAAAAAACCAAGGGTAGAATCTATGGAAGTGCGCGGAAGAAGCCTTCTGACAGGACTTCCAAAGACGATAACTGTTACATCTGACGAGATGCTTCTGGCTTTAGAAGAGCCTGTTTCGGCTATAATTGAAGCTGTGCACAGAGTCTTGGAAAATACACCACCTGAACTTGCAGCAGACATTACCTCAACTGGAATAGTGATGACAGGCGGAGGAAGCCTTTTGTGGGGGCTTGACAAGCTAATTTCTGAAAAGACAGGGATTCCTACAAGGATTGCAGATGACCCTGTGTCGTGCGTTGCCCTTGGAACAGGGAAGGCGTTAGAATCCTTAGATGTTTTGGAAGCAAGTCTTATAAAAGACCCAAGAGTCAGATAA
- a CDS encoding S41 family peptidase, which produces MRSNKKILIKILAVMVALSIFVAVPVYSQFFIISNDFPTDKQMDYIKKVLQVAKVYHIGKYSYDELIDMMFTGLFKSLDKYSEYMKPQQAQDFTQSVNGEFSGIGIQIEKQEDYIVIVGVFDGTPAKEAGLKVGDKIIAADGKSLVGKTTDDAVKLIRGQEGTTVVIDILRDGKTYRFSIVRKKIKIPVVEYKVLDNNIGYIKLTQFTQGCSNDIKKALDEFDKKGIKNIIFDIRNNPGGLLDEVVKICEYFVPEGPIVTIEYNTYKDEYKSKNKETKYRLAVLTNESSASASEIFAQAIKDRKVGVVIGTKTYGKGTVQTLIGLPETGTKKGYVAKVTVAKYKSPSGYYVEGKGVVPDIEVQDDSLSQFGPDKILSLSATKKFKKGDMDLEVLAAQQRLFYLGYLSNWTAKMDDSTVAAVKKFQKDNKLYPSGVLDITTQKKLNEKFLEFVKSKYVDKQLQRAIQYFKTGK; this is translated from the coding sequence ATGAGAAGTAATAAGAAAATCTTGATAAAGATTTTAGCTGTAATGGTTGCGCTTTCAATATTTGTTGCAGTTCCTGTGTATTCCCAGTTTTTTATAATCTCAAATGATTTTCCTACAGACAAGCAGATGGATTATATCAAAAAGGTGCTGCAGGTTGCAAAGGTGTATCATATAGGCAAGTACAGTTATGATGAGCTTATTGATATGATGTTTACAGGGCTTTTCAAGAGCCTTGACAAATATTCAGAGTACATGAAACCACAGCAGGCTCAGGACTTTACCCAGAGCGTAAATGGCGAGTTTTCGGGAATAGGTATCCAGATAGAAAAACAGGAGGACTACATAGTTATTGTAGGAGTTTTTGATGGAACACCTGCAAAAGAAGCGGGTCTGAAAGTTGGTGATAAAATTATAGCAGCAGATGGAAAGTCTCTGGTTGGGAAAACAACAGATGATGCTGTTAAGCTCATTCGCGGGCAGGAAGGCACAACTGTTGTGATTGACATCTTAAGAGATGGTAAGACTTACAGATTTTCTATCGTAAGAAAAAAAATAAAGATACCTGTTGTTGAGTATAAGGTACTTGATAATAATATAGGATATATAAAACTTACACAGTTTACACAGGGCTGTTCCAATGATATCAAAAAAGCTCTTGATGAGTTTGATAAAAAAGGTATCAAAAATATTATTTTTGATATTCGAAACAACCCCGGCGGACTTTTGGATGAGGTTGTAAAGATATGTGAATATTTTGTGCCAGAAGGACCAATTGTAACAATTGAATATAATACTTATAAAGATGAGTATAAATCAAAAAACAAAGAAACAAAGTATAGGCTTGCAGTTTTGACTAACGAGTCGAGTGCTTCTGCTTCGGAGATTTTTGCCCAAGCTATAAAAGATAGAAAAGTTGGGGTTGTTATTGGTACAAAGACATATGGCAAAGGAACTGTTCAGACTCTAATTGGCCTTCCTGAGACAGGTACCAAGAAAGGATATGTTGCCAAAGTTACAGTTGCAAAGTACAAGTCACCGTCTGGCTATTATGTTGAAGGAAAAGGTGTTGTGCCAGACATAGAGGTTCAGGACGACTCACTCTCCCAGTTTGGACCTGATAAGATTTTGAGCCTGAGCGCAACCAAGAAGTTCAAAAAAGGTGATATGGACTTGGAGGTTTTGGCAGCTCAGCAAAGGCTTTTCTACCTTGGATATTTAAGCAACTGGACAGCCAAGATGGATGATAGCACAGTGGCTGCGGTTAAAAAGTTCCAGAAAGACAATAAGCTTTATCCTTCTGGAGTGCTTGATATAACAACGCAGAAAAAGCTAAATGAGAAGTTTTTAGAGTTTGTAAAATCCAAATATGTAGACAAACAGCTACAGCGAGCAATCCAGTATTTCAAAACTGGGAAGTAA
- a CDS encoding S-layer homology domain-containing protein translates to MNKRYPIAVIMFLCVLFIFGWQVAFCEEGYLGYEGGISAYKDPDPKKTKIEYYEYTFITGKPIFLFGTVDAKIKRAANNETLSYNYDLRDSSGKISVKRTVSLKGTLTKLQNGSITKEYTVGGYKETITVDSATYNLQSYSFSKSTAVDANPAVSFFQGQWTLEKIYDKGLKITIEGKNYGYDGYWGSGEFQKITQRIETSSWFANINYNIALVQKTILEFQQNNFPSSIPGTYVLKSKVEGNFIAMYDLPTFTKTGEVLTIRQRGKVEKNVEKNPVIKMAIAPTLPKVKGYEYEDAVNTCFAFGGFDSALDFNPTEYITRAQFAKLLMDSLNIYSNYYNPRTVQKKSIYKDVPLNHKYYGYIYAVTKAGLMRGKSAEYFKPEDYITRAEAAVVISKVLGFDKKVTQPITQTDYLDDESIPVWAKDAVKVLKDEKIMIGTVDNNFLPQQRLTKGSAANLIYNLINFLRDTLAKRYLDMSLFSSD, encoded by the coding sequence TTGAACAAAAGATATCCAATAGCAGTAATTATGTTTTTGTGTGTACTTTTTATTTTTGGCTGGCAGGTTGCTTTTTGTGAAGAAGGATATTTGGGATACGAAGGTGGAATTTCAGCATACAAAGACCCTGACCCAAAAAAGACAAAGATTGAATACTATGAATATACATTTATAACAGGAAAACCTATTTTTCTTTTTGGTACTGTGGATGCAAAGATAAAAAGGGCAGCAAATAATGAGACTCTTTCTTACAATTATGACCTTAGAGATTCTTCTGGGAAAATCTCAGTAAAAAGAACTGTAAGTTTAAAAGGTACCTTGACAAAGCTTCAAAATGGGAGTATAACAAAGGAGTATACTGTTGGCGGTTATAAAGAAACCATTACTGTAGACAGTGCTACTTACAATCTTCAGAGCTATTCATTTTCAAAGTCTACTGCAGTTGATGCAAACCCGGCTGTGAGCTTTTTTCAGGGTCAGTGGACGCTTGAAAAGATTTATGATAAAGGACTGAAGATTACTATAGAAGGTAAAAACTACGGGTATGATGGGTACTGGGGATCTGGCGAGTTTCAAAAAATAACCCAGAGGATAGAAACATCTTCATGGTTTGCAAACATCAACTATAATATAGCTCTTGTACAGAAGACCATTTTGGAATTTCAACAGAATAATTTTCCATCAAGTATTCCGGGTACATACGTTCTAAAGTCTAAAGTGGAAGGTAATTTCATAGCTATGTATGACCTTCCGACATTTACAAAGACAGGTGAAGTTTTGACAATAAGACAGAGGGGTAAAGTGGAAAAAAATGTTGAGAAAAACCCGGTTATCAAGATGGCAATTGCACCTACTCTTCCAAAGGTGAAAGGGTATGAGTACGAGGATGCGGTGAACACTTGCTTTGCTTTTGGAGGGTTTGACAGTGCTTTAGATTTTAATCCCACAGAGTATATAACCCGTGCTCAGTTTGCCAAGCTTTTGATGGATTCGCTTAACATATATTCAAACTATTACAATCCAAGGACAGTGCAAAAAAAGTCAATATACAAGGATGTGCCGCTCAATCACAAGTATTATGGCTACATATACGCAGTTACAAAGGCAGGGCTTATGAGAGGCAAAAGTGCTGAGTATTTCAAGCCGGAAGACTATATAACAAGGGCAGAGGCAGCTGTTGTCATTTCAAAGGTGCTTGGTTTTGACAAAAAGGTAACCCAGCCAATCACCCAGACAGACTACCTTGATGATGAAAGCATTCCTGTTTGGGCAAAGGATGCTGTTAAAGTACTAAAAGATGAAAAGATAATGATTGGAACTGTGGATAACAACTTTTTGCCGCAGCAAAGGCTTACAAAAGGCAGTGCTGCCAACCTTATATATAATCTCATAAATTTTTTGAGAGATACACTCGCAAAAAGGTATCTTGACATGAGCCTCTTTAGTTCGGATTAA
- a CDS encoding S-layer homology domain-containing protein, whose product MIKNKMKIITLYRLISWVVLILFFLMLISANIQAAQEYVASSSYSKTAKNTQIVNLPQNALSREAFLFLSAFGFFNTVEKAKINPSDILSKEEALSVILNSVGKQQDAFVRAEKLELKRPSGQKLVKPYNYLYLGYIQLAYDMKILSKKEYQDAISQVQPSEKEHEKMTQQLIKKNDDTIAKAVYEGRPYSYDDLIFVRSAPATRQEVCLWVVKAFKIPFIYENLAKTYPDYDRIDSKFLSSINTLLKNGALVGRSDGYLHPDDYITYEELAFILGSLKPNILSANGLKEVKLEVKDIQKFSSGKTILVCEDESGNSINITVNPGKQDFGVIANGNFLSSSYLQKGDYVAFYVNGKNEVVLASILQRPGQENIKGVISRIDAKKMIFSVKLPDGKVYNLSLSPKATIYDSNSGKNLNFSELNVGNLVQVKVQKDRADAITLLSLDSPEIERVQGIISRITKDRIVLSQNGQLTEYLLSPDTVYIDKGDFSRVLIKNDFYEGMKVLAGTACGYVQYLSTTYDEKSEDIVSGILHEVDSNLGYLEIYNQQGEKKSYRFSKKLGLKVKKDGQNASLDSLLPGDVVFLYFSGDFVRTVTASSNLQQKVAKIENVVRSLASGLPQKIIVNIDGRIYGPYEINDNVDIVKNGISAALKDIMPGQYVKLTGSFFGNSAYIRRIEISGNEYVKNIYIAKGTVNGNALYLSDIQILRNNAFEPLYTWLSFQIPSDLKFILDGSSLAPLSKLQNLPVVVVTKERFSQEVLDTIVAISRGSFTKIQGEVSMTSSNSVVISGNRYSIGNKTYTVANGLLIPASFKVGDEIIGIASQGSLVLAKQQEGISKPIFVRGQVQDISELEYITVKDYVYLDGQRGWQYVPSKLTLFYDTQTVMCDVYGLGSPKEILNLKNKSVYIIHNGKYANVIIDTSFGGYIVTGVVGKDMKILNAQYNDMMTQTWNRIDKSFVLDTTQAVLIDAGGNLTAQMPQFGDRVLLLVPQSSFDISKSVLTPSIVLVNY is encoded by the coding sequence ATGATAAAAAATAAGATGAAAATAATAACCTTATATAGATTAATAAGCTGGGTAGTTTTGATTTTGTTTTTTTTGATGTTAATTTCCGCAAATATCCAAGCTGCTCAGGAGTATGTAGCAAGCAGCAGCTACAGCAAGACGGCAAAAAATACTCAAATTGTGAACTTGCCTCAAAATGCCTTGTCGAGAGAAGCGTTTTTGTTTTTGTCAGCTTTTGGCTTTTTCAATACAGTTGAAAAAGCAAAGATAAATCCTTCTGATATTCTGTCAAAGGAAGAGGCGCTGTCTGTAATTTTAAACAGCGTTGGCAAACAGCAGGATGCTTTTGTGAGGGCTGAAAAGCTGGAACTAAAAAGACCATCAGGTCAGAAGCTTGTAAAGCCATACAACTATCTTTATCTTGGATATATTCAGCTTGCATATGATATGAAAATTTTGTCCAAAAAAGAGTATCAGGATGCGATATCTCAAGTGCAGCCAAGTGAAAAAGAACATGAGAAGATGACCCAGCAGCTGATAAAGAAAAATGATGATACCATTGCAAAAGCTGTGTATGAAGGAAGACCATATTCGTATGACGATTTGATATTTGTAAGGTCTGCTCCTGCTACCCGTCAGGAAGTTTGCTTATGGGTGGTAAAGGCATTCAAAATACCTTTTATTTATGAGAATTTGGCTAAAACTTACCCTGATTATGACAGGATTGACAGTAAGTTTTTAAGTTCAATTAATACTCTTTTGAAAAATGGTGCTCTTGTTGGAAGATCTGATGGATATCTTCATCCAGACGACTACATAACATATGAAGAGCTGGCATTTATCCTCGGGAGTCTCAAACCAAATATCCTGAGCGCAAATGGGTTAAAAGAGGTAAAGCTTGAGGTAAAAGATATCCAGAAGTTCAGCAGTGGCAAAACCATTTTGGTGTGTGAGGATGAAAGTGGCAATAGCATAAATATTACAGTCAACCCTGGCAAACAGGATTTTGGAGTAATAGCAAATGGTAATTTTTTGAGCTCTTCCTATCTTCAGAAAGGGGACTATGTAGCCTTTTATGTAAATGGCAAAAACGAGGTTGTGCTGGCCAGCATTTTGCAAAGGCCTGGTCAGGAAAATATAAAGGGTGTAATCTCCAGAATTGATGCTAAAAAGATGATATTTTCGGTAAAGCTTCCAGATGGCAAAGTTTACAATTTGAGTTTAAGTCCAAAAGCTACAATTTATGATTCAAACTCTGGAAAGAATTTAAACTTTTCAGAATTGAATGTAGGAAATCTTGTACAGGTTAAAGTCCAAAAAGACAGAGCAGATGCCATAACATTGCTTTCGCTTGACAGTCCTGAAATTGAAAGAGTACAGGGGATAATCTCAAGAATAACAAAGGACAGAATTGTACTCAGTCAAAATGGACAGCTAACAGAGTATCTTCTTTCACCAGATACAGTCTACATTGATAAAGGTGATTTTTCAAGAGTTCTTATAAAGAATGATTTTTATGAGGGTATGAAAGTTTTGGCAGGTACGGCTTGCGGGTATGTACAGTATCTCAGCACCACATATGATGAGAAATCTGAAGATATAGTTTCCGGTATTTTGCACGAGGTAGATTCAAACTTGGGGTATCTTGAGATTTACAACCAACAAGGTGAAAAAAAGAGTTACAGATTTTCAAAAAAGCTTGGGCTAAAAGTGAAAAAGGATGGTCAAAATGCTTCTTTAGACAGCCTTTTACCAGGCGATGTTGTTTTCCTCTATTTTAGCGGCGATTTTGTGCGCACAGTCACAGCAAGTTCAAACCTGCAGCAGAAGGTTGCAAAGATTGAAAATGTTGTAAGAAGCCTTGCAAGCGGTCTTCCACAAAAAATAATTGTCAATATCGATGGGAGAATATATGGACCATATGAAATAAATGACAACGTTGATATTGTAAAAAATGGCATTTCTGCAGCTTTAAAGGATATTATGCCAGGTCAGTATGTGAAGCTCACAGGGAGCTTCTTTGGAAACTCAGCGTACATCCGCAGAATAGAGATATCAGGGAATGAATATGTAAAAAATATCTACATCGCAAAAGGAACGGTCAATGGAAATGCTTTATATCTTTCTGACATCCAGATTTTAAGAAACAACGCATTTGAACCGCTGTATACATGGCTTTCTTTCCAGATTCCATCTGATTTGAAATTCATTTTAGATGGCAGCTCTCTTGCACCACTTTCTAAGTTGCAAAACTTACCTGTTGTAGTTGTAACAAAGGAAAGATTTTCACAGGAGGTTTTGGACACCATTGTGGCAATATCAAGAGGTTCTTTTACCAAGATACAGGGCGAGGTGAGCATGACATCTTCAAATTCGGTGGTGATATCTGGAAATAGGTATTCAATAGGAAACAAAACGTACACCGTTGCAAACGGGCTTTTGATCCCTGCAAGTTTCAAAGTTGGGGATGAAATAATTGGTATTGCAAGCCAAGGAAGCCTTGTTTTAGCAAAGCAACAGGAAGGTATTTCAAAACCCATATTTGTTCGAGGGCAGGTACAAGACATTTCAGAGCTTGAATACATCACTGTGAAAGACTATGTCTATTTAGATGGTCAGAGAGGATGGCAATATGTTCCGAGCAAGCTAACTCTTTTTTATGATACACAGACAGTTATGTGTGATGTATATGGACTTGGCAGTCCGAAAGAGATATTGAATCTGAAAAACAAGAGTGTGTATATCATTCATAATGGCAAATACGCAAATGTTATAATTGATACAAGCTTTGGTGGATACATTGTCACAGGCGTGGTTGGCAAGGACATGAAGATTCTAAATGCCCAGTACAACGATATGATGACTCAGACATGGAACAGAATTGATAAAAGTTTTGTCCTTGATACCACCCAAGCAGTTTTGATAGACGCAGGAGGGAACTTAACAGCTCAGATGCCACAATTTGGCGACAGGGTTTTGTTACTTGTTCCTCAGAGCAGTTTTGACATCTCAAAATCGGTATTAACGCCATCGATTGTGCTTGTAAATTACTGA
- the dusB gene encoding tRNA dihydrouridine synthase DusB: MLDIKGKIFLAPMAGFTDKVFRRLCSRFGADVTVTEMISSKALVLGSAKTKDLISFSEEEKIRGVQIFGNDPEVMAQSVKILQDEFEYHFIDINMGCPVPKLVRSGEGCALMKNPSLAAKIVEEVAKVSRKPVSVKIRKGFDDENINAPEFAYILQESGASFVTVHGRTRAQLYSGKADWEIIRKVKEKLKIPVIANGDIVDFESAKKAYEVTRADSIMIGRAALGNPWVFLQIKEGFEKGYVETKVLPHMKIRVAIEFFTQLCSEKGDKMAVLEARKHLSFFVKGIENAAKIRDKINRINNATELLEFLKELASSLEKKESFVDNIL; this comes from the coding sequence ATGCTTGACATCAAAGGGAAAATTTTCTTAGCACCCATGGCAGGGTTTACAGACAAGGTTTTCAGAAGGCTTTGCTCAAGATTTGGAGCAGATGTTACAGTGACAGAGATGATATCAAGCAAAGCACTTGTCCTTGGCAGCGCAAAAACAAAAGATCTTATTTCATTTTCAGAGGAAGAGAAGATAAGAGGTGTTCAAATTTTTGGTAACGACCCTGAAGTTATGGCACAGTCTGTAAAGATATTGCAGGATGAGTTTGAATACCATTTTATTGACATAAACATGGGCTGTCCTGTTCCGAAACTTGTGAGAAGCGGAGAAGGATGTGCCCTGATGAAAAACCCTTCTTTGGCTGCGAAGATAGTCGAAGAGGTTGCAAAGGTAAGTAGAAAACCTGTATCTGTCAAAATTCGAAAGGGATTTGATGATGAAAATATTAATGCTCCTGAATTTGCGTACATCCTGCAAGAAAGCGGAGCCTCTTTTGTGACAGTTCATGGAAGAACAAGGGCTCAGCTGTACTCTGGGAAAGCTGACTGGGAGATAATCAGAAAGGTAAAAGAAAAGCTCAAAATTCCGGTTATTGCGAACGGAGATATAGTAGATTTTGAGTCGGCGAAAAAAGCGTATGAAGTAACAAGAGCTGATAGTATCATGATAGGAAGAGCGGCGCTTGGGAACCCTTGGGTGTTTCTTCAGATCAAAGAAGGGTTTGAAAAGGGGTATGTTGAAACTAAGGTTTTACCTCATATGAAGATAAGGGTTGCGATTGAGTTTTTCACGCAGCTTTGCAGTGAAAAAGGCGATAAGATGGCAGTCTTGGAAGCAAGAAAGCACCTTAGTTTTTTTGTAAAAGGAATTGAGAATGCCGCTAAGATAAGAGATAAAATTAACAGAATAAATAATGCTACAGAGCTTTTAGAGTTTCTTAAAGAGCTTGCATCTTCTCTTGAGAAAAAAGAAAGCTTTGTCGATAATATCTTATAG
- the hepT gene encoding type VII toxin-antitoxin system HepT family RNase toxin, whose protein sequence is MIIDDIIANKIQVIERCLKRIDEEYEHNPKNLLNYTKQDSIILNLQRAIEATIDIAMHLCAIFKFGVPQSCREAFDLLEKNKVVSEELAKRLKAMVGFRNIAVHDYQAINLEILKNIIEKNLSDFLEFKGAVLNFLQKRS, encoded by the coding sequence ATGATAATAGATGATATAATTGCAAATAAGATACAGGTCATTGAAAGATGTTTGAAGAGAATAGACGAAGAATATGAGCATAACCCTAAAAATCTTCTCAATTACACAAAACAAGACTCAATTATTTTAAATCTTCAAAGAGCTATAGAAGCGACAATAGATATTGCAATGCACTTGTGTGCAATTTTTAAGTTTGGCGTTCCGCAAAGTTGTAGAGAAGCTTTCGATTTGTTGGAGAAAAATAAAGTTGTGTCGGAAGAGTTAGCCAAAAGACTGAAAGCCATGGTGGGTTTTAGAAATATTGCAGTACACGATTATCAAGCAATTAATCTTGAGATTCTCAAAAATATAATTGAAAAAAATTTATCTGATTTTTTAGAATTTAAAGGTGCTGTACTAAATTTTTTACAAAAAAGGAGCTGA
- the mntA gene encoding type VII toxin-antitoxin system MntA family adenylyltransferase antitoxin: MPEINMEEIKKVVVDILKREISPWLILLFGSLVKGNFRKDSDIDIAYLSDKEISNVERFWVSQEIADSLNRDIDLIDLKKASTVLKAQIVGTGEVIYCEDEKRKNLFFMRALKEYALLNEERDVVLKSFFGMSIYSKGEKNDNR, encoded by the coding sequence ATGCCTGAGATTAACATGGAGGAAATAAAAAAGGTAGTTGTGGATATTTTGAAAAGAGAAATATCGCCCTGGCTTATACTTCTGTTTGGTTCTCTTGTTAAGGGGAATTTTAGAAAAGATAGCGATATTGACATTGCATATCTTTCTGATAAAGAAATATCAAACGTTGAGAGGTTTTGGGTTTCTCAAGAAATTGCGGATAGTTTAAACAGAGATATAGATTTGATTGATTTAAAAAAGGCTTCCACTGTACTAAAAGCCCAGATTGTTGGCACAGGAGAGGTCATATATTGCGAGGATGAGAAAAGAAAAAATTTATTTTTTATGAGGGCTTTGAAAGAATATGCACTTTTAAACGAGGAGAGAGATGTTGTTTTAAAAAGCTTTTTTGGGATGAGTATATATTCAAAGGGTGAGAAAAATGATAATAGATGA
- a CDS encoding TraX family protein has product MEKVVSVYSKDLTKSKSDLLKLIASITMFIDHTGFLYFPQKPLLRIIGRIAFPIFAYQVAVGFWHTSDHKRYLKRLLIFAIISQYPFYLMTGDMELNVIATFFFAALCLYFFKRSWYVLVIVPLAISYFVSMDYGIYGVLAVLIFYFLYEKPILQLVGFSILTVIASYLLGWQLQVYSILSVVLILFVRMLPVDFEFRLNKYFFYWFYPVHMLFLVFVGKLLGYS; this is encoded by the coding sequence TTGGAAAAAGTAGTGTCTGTATATTCAAAAGACCTTACAAAGTCAAAGTCTGATTTATTAAAACTCATAGCAAGCATAACCATGTTTATTGATCATACAGGATTTTTATATTTTCCTCAAAAACCCTTGCTGCGGATAATTGGTCGCATTGCCTTTCCCATCTTTGCCTATCAAGTGGCGGTGGGGTTCTGGCACACATCTGACCACAAAAGGTACTTAAAAAGACTCTTAATATTTGCCATCATATCCCAGTATCCTTTTTATCTTATGACAGGAGATATGGAGCTTAATGTCATTGCAACCTTCTTTTTTGCAGCGCTTTGCCTTTATTTTTTCAAAAGATCATGGTATGTATTAGTAATTGTTCCACTTGCAATATCATACTTTGTTTCAATGGACTATGGAATCTACGGTGTTTTAGCTGTATTGATATTTTATTTTCTATATGAAAAACCCATTTTGCAGCTTGTGGGATTTTCCATTCTTACAGTGATTGCCTCATATCTGTTAGGCTGGCAGCTTCAAGTATATTCTATTTTGAGCGTTGTTCTGATACTTTTTGTAAGAATGCTTCCAGTTGACTTTGAATTCAGGCTCAATAAATACTTTTTTTACTGGTTCTATCCCGTGCACATGCTGTTTTTAGTTTTTGTTGGAAAGCTGCTGGGGTATTCATAA